The following proteins come from a genomic window of Bactrocera tryoni isolate S06 chromosome 1, CSIRO_BtryS06_freeze2, whole genome shotgun sequence:
- the LOC120782834 gene encoding uncharacterized protein LOC120782834 translates to MCAFRNIIMKSRRLKYLSYPRERIDWSKPEWRLTTALKRYRPTKRIIQLAKPVNRGIGKVYSVPSEKKLRNTISYQPSQRLLELAVPPVKPPGNRDKRKNPYRIPPKALRAKPTARLLELAEPKEHDYLEPLNPWSISKSALRAKASQRIEMLSKPKKYN, encoded by the exons ATGTGCGCATTTAGAAACATAATTATGAAATCGCGACGACTCAAGTATTTGTCGTATCCCCGAGAGCGAATCGACTGGAGCAAGCCAGAATGGAGGTTAACCACAGCATTAAAACGTTACAGGCCAACCAAGCGTATAATTCAGCTGGCGAAGCCGGTTAATCGAGGAATAGGAAAGGTCTACTCAGTCCCGTCAGAAAAGAAACTGAGAAACACGATAAGTTACCAAC CTTCACAACGTCTTCTGGAATTGGCGGTCCCGCCAGTGAAACCGCCGGGTAATAGAGATAAACGAAAAAATCCCTATCGCATACCACCGAAAGCATTACGCGCCAAACCCACAGCTCGTCTACTGGAATTAGCAGAGCCAAAGGAGCACGATTACCTTGAGCCCCTTAACCCTTGGTCCATATCAAAATCGGCACTAAGAGCTAAGGCGTCTCAAAGAATCGAAATGCTCTCCAAACCTAAGAAATACAACTAG